Proteins co-encoded in one Candidatus Zixiibacteriota bacterium genomic window:
- a CDS encoding HAMP domain-containing protein → MKWRDIKIGQKLYIGFGVVLVLTLIVGWIGYSGISSLANGVNKADGAMEIALSVKDLAVARRDFTIAAEQKTADRAEQLLTQIEKQTADLLALTDGEGQAAVEEIIRVQDEYSALFRDWVKARLQAKEYVDRMERAEEQARDVIRYGGGRFYSMLQDVRVPYKDYLLKHDDNYASTTLERLENLIREANGASANLSQALNTFRQEFQSYRSLQNQIGDMNAKLVPLAAKFVESTLSSAKIFSQEMESAQTTATSLAIIFVIAALALGIVVSILIARNIAQPLAEMTRVASAVSIGDVQHNIHISQKDELGQLADAFRGLVDYMKTLAAAATEIAANNLTVRVEPKSDKDTLGSAFKTMTNNLSLMIRELTDNATQLVSASTEIASSSEQMSRGSQEQTNQTAQVSSAVEEMTATIVESSKNAGEASNMAKEAAGAATQGTRVVAQTIDGMTRIAQVVQDSAKTIQDLAKSSDQIGEIIGVIDDIADQTNLLALNAAIEAARAGEQGRGFAVVADEVRKLAERTTKATKEITDMIKGIQGDTKGAVTSMEQGIQEVQAGRQLADKAGESLNAILNFAQRVQDMVSQIASASEQQSAASEQIARNVESIAKVTRENAAGIEQSASAAEQLNRQAEGLRTMVAKFQVQGK, encoded by the coding sequence AATCGCGCTGTCGGTAAAGGACCTGGCGGTAGCCCGTCGTGATTTCACGATCGCGGCCGAGCAGAAGACGGCAGACCGGGCCGAACAGCTGCTGACCCAGATTGAGAAGCAGACCGCGGATTTGCTGGCACTGACCGACGGGGAAGGACAGGCTGCGGTTGAGGAGATTATCCGCGTGCAGGACGAGTATTCCGCGCTGTTCCGCGATTGGGTGAAAGCGCGTCTGCAGGCCAAGGAATATGTCGACCGCATGGAGCGGGCGGAAGAGCAAGCCCGCGATGTCATTCGCTACGGCGGCGGCCGGTTCTACTCGATGCTGCAGGATGTGCGCGTTCCGTACAAGGATTACCTGCTCAAGCACGATGATAATTACGCCAGTACGACGCTGGAGCGCCTCGAGAACCTGATTCGGGAAGCGAACGGCGCTAGCGCCAATTTGTCGCAGGCACTGAACACGTTCCGGCAGGAATTTCAAAGTTACCGTAGCCTGCAAAACCAGATCGGGGATATGAACGCCAAGCTGGTACCGCTGGCAGCGAAGTTCGTCGAGTCGACGCTTTCTTCCGCAAAGATCTTTTCCCAGGAGATGGAATCGGCACAGACGACGGCCACCAGCCTGGCGATCATCTTCGTAATTGCCGCGCTGGCACTCGGCATCGTGGTGTCGATCCTGATTGCCCGCAACATCGCTCAGCCGTTAGCCGAGATGACGCGGGTCGCGAGCGCGGTGTCAATTGGTGACGTCCAGCACAATATTCATATCAGCCAGAAGGACGAACTCGGTCAATTGGCCGACGCGTTTCGTGGGCTGGTCGACTATATGAAGACGCTGGCCGCCGCCGCTACCGAGATCGCCGCGAACAATCTGACCGTGCGGGTCGAGCCCAAATCGGACAAGGATACGCTCGGCTCTGCCTTCAAGACGATGACCAATAACTTGTCGCTGATGATTCGCGAGTTGACCGACAACGCCACGCAGCTGGTGTCGGCTTCAACCGAAATCGCGTCGTCGTCGGAGCAGATGTCGCGCGGTTCGCAGGAACAGACCAATCAGACCGCACAGGTCTCGTCCGCGGTTGAAGAAATGACGGCGACCATTGTTGAATCTTCGAAGAACGCCGGCGAAGCCTCGAATATGGCGAAAGAAGCGGCAGGTGCGGCCACGCAAGGCACGCGCGTCGTGGCCCAGACCATCGACGGCATGACCCGGATCGCGCAGGTCGTGCAGGATTCAGCGAAAACGATCCAGGATTTGGCCAAGTCCTCCGACCAGATCGGCGAAATCATCGGCGTGATTGACGACATCGCCGATCAGACCAACCTGCTGGCGCTCAATGCCGCTATCGAGGCGGCTCGCGCCGGCGAACAAGGGCGCGGCTTCGCCGTCGTCGCCGATGAGGTACGCAAACTGGCCGAGCGTACGACCAAGGCGACTAAAGAGATTACCGACATGATCAAGGGTATTCAAGGAGACACCAAGGGCGCCGTCACGTCGATGGAACAGGGCATTCAGGAAGTCCAGGCGGGCCGTCAACTGGCGGACAAGGCCGGCGAAAGCCTGAACGCCATCCTCAACTTCGCTCAGCGGGTCCAGGATATGGTGTCGCAGATCGCCTCGGCTTCCGAGCAGCAATCGGCGGCTTCCGAGCAAATCGCCCGCAATGTCGAATCGATTGCCAAGGTAACCCGCGAAAACGCGGCCGGCATCGAGCAGTCGGCCTCGGCCGCCGAACAACTGAATCGCCAGGCCGAGGGTCTGCGCACGATGGTCGCCAAGTTTCAGGTTCAGGGCAAGTAA
- a CDS encoding chemotaxis protein CheW — MENKDVNPQGRKVSEDILQLVSFNIGTEEFGVDILKVQEINRMVEITRVPRSPDFVEGIINLRGKVIPIIDLRKRFNLQITDHDKNTRIVVVDIEGQTMGMIVDSVSEVLRIPASTIEPTPDVVTSVDSDYIRGVAKLDNRLLIYLDLAKILTGEEYKMLAEA, encoded by the coding sequence ATGGAAAACAAAGACGTCAATCCGCAGGGACGAAAGGTTTCCGAAGACATCCTGCAGCTGGTGAGCTTCAATATCGGCACCGAGGAATTCGGCGTCGATATCCTGAAGGTCCAGGAAATCAACCGGATGGTGGAAATCACGCGCGTCCCACGTTCCCCCGATTTTGTCGAGGGGATCATCAATCTGCGCGGCAAGGTGATTCCGATAATCGATCTGCGCAAGCGTTTCAATCTGCAGATCACCGATCACGACAAGAACACGCGCATCGTCGTGGTCGATATCGAGGGCCAGACGATGGGGATGATTGTGGATTCGGTATCCGAAGTATTGCGCATCCCGGCCAGTACGATCGAGCCGACTCCGGACGTCGTCACTTCGGTTGACTCCGATTATATCCGCGGCGTCGCCAAGCTCGACAACCGGCTGCTGATCTATCTCGATCTGGCGAAAATTTTGACCGGGGAAGAATACAAGATGCTGGCCGAAGCCTAA
- a CDS encoding Cache 3/Cache 2 fusion domain-containing protein — MKIKLNIMSKVVLITSAMLIAVIAIFVAISSYQSKEQLTTAAKSDLAHLTATARAMCELQSQNVSNKVRGDLGLARLAFDALSNNHVVLENGRLIAGGRELNGDTKFVDEITERTGSFCTIFMRQGDRAIRIATSVKNKEGKRAVGTELSQQVYDEVFRNGRAFYGRAVVVDDWYVTAYEPIRDARGQVIGSLFCGSKEQSELLRSAILGQKVGTTGYIYAIDMTGTLRIHPAKEGANINNYDFIKEMIDKAPKLGTGEIGWIVYPWINKELGETKARDKIVAYAYFKDWDWIIGVGSYLDEFTAPISAARNILFLVGFIMIIGSLALTYPFGRSISRPIKQVAAAAEQVSQGDIDFRLDVKSQDEIGVLAHSFEQLTDYIKYMATAAQNISRNNLTVEVEPRSGKDVLGHSFQQMVTNLRAMIKELTDNAMQLVSAASEIASSSEQMSRGAQQQTDQTSQVSSAVEEMTATIVETSKNAGEASNMAQQAAGAAHEGSAVVGRSIEGMNRIANVVQQSAKTIQDLAQSSDKIGEIIGVIDDIADQTNLLALNAAIEAARAGDQGRGFAVVADEVRKLAERTSTATREITDMIKGIQKDTEGAVASMQQGIKEVDAGRELTDKAGESLTQILGHAQRVQDMIQQIASASTEQSAASEQIARNVEAIAKVTKENATGVEQAAAAAEQLSRQAEGLNQMVSRFKLTGGNTTVVALAKSDHLAYMDNLRKTIDGVLSPASWKGTDDHSCRFGRWYYSGEVAEFASLPEFQAIAEPHHRVHEFGNQAVAALRNGDKVRCKDAYDKAYAASREVIQSVERLLNRIGTHIMSSK; from the coding sequence ATGAAGATCAAACTCAACATCATGAGCAAGGTGGTGCTCATCACCAGCGCGATGCTGATCGCTGTGATCGCGATTTTCGTCGCTATTTCCAGTTACCAAAGCAAGGAGCAACTCACCACAGCGGCTAAATCGGATCTGGCGCATCTGACCGCGACGGCGCGAGCGATGTGCGAATTACAGTCGCAGAACGTCAGTAACAAGGTGCGCGGCGACCTCGGCCTGGCCCGACTGGCCTTCGACGCCCTCAGCAACAACCATGTCGTCCTGGAAAACGGACGGTTGATTGCCGGCGGCCGTGAACTCAACGGCGACACCAAGTTCGTCGACGAGATCACCGAGCGCACCGGTTCGTTCTGCACGATTTTCATGCGGCAGGGCGACCGGGCCATCCGGATTGCCACCAGCGTCAAGAACAAGGAAGGCAAACGGGCAGTTGGCACCGAGTTGTCACAGCAGGTATATGATGAGGTCTTCCGCAACGGCCGCGCCTTCTACGGCCGGGCGGTCGTGGTTGACGATTGGTACGTGACCGCCTATGAACCGATCCGCGACGCGCGCGGCCAGGTGATCGGCTCGCTATTCTGCGGCAGCAAGGAACAGTCGGAACTCCTGCGCTCGGCCATCCTGGGACAGAAAGTCGGTACGACCGGTTATATCTATGCCATCGATATGACCGGCACACTGCGGATTCATCCAGCCAAAGAGGGCGCGAACATAAACAACTACGACTTCATCAAAGAAATGATCGACAAGGCACCGAAGCTGGGAACCGGCGAAATCGGTTGGATCGTTTATCCGTGGATCAACAAGGAATTGGGCGAAACCAAGGCGCGCGACAAGATCGTGGCCTACGCTTACTTCAAGGATTGGGACTGGATCATCGGCGTCGGGAGCTACCTCGACGAATTCACCGCACCGATCAGCGCGGCACGTAACATCTTGTTCCTGGTCGGCTTCATTATGATCATCGGATCCCTGGCCTTGACCTATCCGTTCGGCCGCTCGATCAGCCGTCCGATCAAACAGGTCGCGGCGGCAGCCGAGCAGGTCTCCCAGGGTGACATTGACTTCAGACTGGACGTCAAGTCGCAGGACGAAATCGGCGTTCTGGCACATTCGTTTGAACAACTGACAGACTATATCAAGTACATGGCCACCGCGGCGCAGAATATCTCCCGAAACAACTTGACGGTCGAGGTGGAACCCCGTTCGGGCAAAGATGTCCTTGGTCATTCATTCCAGCAGATGGTGACGAATCTGAGAGCCATGATCAAGGAACTGACCGATAATGCGATGCAACTGGTGAGCGCCGCTTCCGAGATCGCCTCGTCGTCAGAGCAGATGTCACGTGGTGCGCAGCAGCAGACCGATCAGACCAGCCAGGTGTCGAGCGCGGTTGAGGAGATGACCGCGACAATCGTCGAAACTTCGAAGAATGCAGGTGAAGCGTCAAACATGGCTCAGCAAGCCGCCGGCGCAGCGCATGAAGGATCGGCTGTTGTCGGCCGCTCGATCGAAGGAATGAATCGCATTGCGAACGTCGTCCAGCAATCGGCAAAGACGATCCAGGATCTGGCGCAGTCGTCCGACAAAATCGGCGAGATCATCGGCGTGATCGACGATATCGCCGACCAGACCAACCTGCTGGCTCTCAACGCGGCAATTGAGGCCGCTCGTGCCGGCGACCAGGGACGCGGTTTTGCCGTCGTCGCCGACGAAGTGCGCAAATTGGCCGAGCGCACCAGCACCGCGACCCGCGAAATCACCGACATGATCAAAGGAATCCAGAAAGACACCGAGGGCGCCGTCGCGTCGATGCAGCAGGGCATCAAGGAAGTCGATGCCGGCCGCGAGTTGACGGACAAAGCCGGCGAAAGTCTGACGCAGATTCTTGGCCACGCCCAGCGAGTGCAGGACATGATCCAGCAGATTGCCTCCGCCAGCACCGAACAGTCAGCCGCCAGTGAGCAGATCGCCCGCAATGTGGAGGCGATCGCCAAAGTAACCAAGGAGAATGCTACCGGTGTTGAGCAGGCTGCCGCGGCGGCGGAACAACTCAGTCGACAGGCGGAAGGGCTCAACCAGATGGTGAGTCGCTTCAAACTGACCGGCGGAAACACCACCGTGGTCGCGCTGGCGAAATCTGATCACCTCGCTTACATGGACAACCTGCGCAAGACCATCGACGGCGTTCTGTCGCCCGCCTCATGGAAAGGCACCGACGATCACTCGTGTCGTTTCGGGCGGTGGTACTACTCGGGTGAAGTTGCCGAGTTTGCCAGCCTGCCGGAATTCCAAGCGATCGCCGAACCGCATCATCGCGTTCACGAGTTTGGCAATCAGGCCGTCGCCGCTCTGAGAAACGGCGACAAGGTTCGATGCAAGGATGCCTATGACAAAGCATATGCGGCGTCACGGGAAGTCATCCAAAGCGTCGAACGCTTGTTGAACCGCATTGGCACACACATAATGTCTTCGAAGTAA
- a CDS encoding ABC transporter ATP-binding protein has product MISVEGVTKRFGTLTAVDSVSFEIRSGEIFGLLGPNGAGKSTTINMMVGALNPDSGRIRYDGTLDPARPSARRKLGNAPQALAIYDELTAEENLSFFGRLYGLHGGHLKERVNYALDVAGLADRRKDLVAKYSGGMKRRLNLACALVHEPQVLFFDEPTVGVDPQSRNLIFEKIESLRSDGKTVIYTTHYMEEAQRLCDRVAIIDHGRILDLDTVKQLIDKHGGSAVVIAELEARPDAAVTLPGVLEGLELRFESHQPFADIAALNSRGISFRTLHVQRPDLESVFLNLTGRRLRD; this is encoded by the coding sequence ATGATCTCCGTGGAGGGAGTGACCAAGCGCTTCGGCACACTGACCGCCGTCGATAGCGTTTCCTTTGAGATTCGCTCCGGCGAGATTTTCGGCTTGCTAGGCCCCAACGGCGCGGGCAAATCAACGACGATCAACATGATGGTTGGCGCCCTGAACCCCGATAGCGGGCGAATCAGGTACGATGGCACCCTTGATCCAGCGCGGCCGTCAGCGCGGCGCAAGCTCGGTAACGCCCCGCAGGCTCTGGCAATCTATGACGAATTGACGGCCGAGGAGAATCTCTCCTTCTTTGGCCGCCTCTACGGTCTGCACGGCGGGCACCTGAAGGAGCGGGTCAATTATGCGCTCGACGTTGCCGGCTTGGCCGACCGCCGCAAGGACCTGGTCGCCAAGTATTCCGGCGGCATGAAACGGCGCCTCAACCTCGCCTGTGCCCTTGTTCATGAACCGCAAGTGCTTTTCTTCGACGAACCGACCGTTGGCGTCGATCCGCAGTCGCGCAATCTGATCTTCGAAAAAATCGAGTCGCTGCGCAGCGATGGCAAGACCGTGATCTACACCACGCACTACATGGAAGAAGCGCAGCGGCTTTGTGATCGCGTGGCGATCATCGACCATGGCCGCATCCTTGATCTCGACACGGTCAAGCAGCTGATTGACAAGCATGGCGGCAGTGCGGTAGTGATCGCCGAGCTTGAAGCGCGGCCCGACGCAGCGGTAACGCTGCCCGGGGTCCTTGAGGGATTGGAACTGCGGTTTGAATCCCATCAACCTTTCGCGGATATCGCCGCACTGAATAGCCGCGGCATTTCCTTTCGGACGCTGCACGTGCAGCGCCCCGACCTGGAGAGCGTCTTCTTGAATTTGACCGGCCGGAGGTTGCGCGACTGA